From a region of the Helianthus annuus cultivar XRQ/B chromosome 5, HanXRQr2.0-SUNRISE, whole genome shotgun sequence genome:
- the LOC110942649 gene encoding chitinase 2 — protein sequence MAFSKLHIILFALLALVTMASTQPSASKSDLFREYIGAEFNNVKFSDVPINPNVEFHYILAFAIDYTTSSSSSPTNGKFNVFWDTNNLSPSQVSSIKNQHSNVKVALSLGGDSVNGGSCYFSPSSVDSWVSNAVSSLTNIIQEYHLDGVDIDYEHFHADPETFAECIGKLITTLKNNGVISFASIAPYDDDNIQSHYLALWKSYGHIIDYVNFQFYAYDKGTTVSQFMNYFQTQSSNYGGGSILASFISDGSGGLAPQNGFFTACSRLRNQGKLGGIFVWSADDSKALGFRYEKQSQALLAAHP from the coding sequence ATGGCTTTCTCTAAACTTCACATTATTCTTTTCGCCCTACTAGCTCTTGTAACCATGGCATCAACACAACCTTCTGCATCAAAATCAGACCTTTTTCGGGAATATATCGGAGCAGAGTTCAACAATGTCAAATTTTCAGATGTACCCATCAACCCGAATGTCGAATTCCACTACATACTCGCTTTTGCAATAGACTACACCACTTCCTCTTCTTCGTCCCCGACCAATGGAAAGTTCAATGTGTTCTGGGACACCAATAATCTCAGCCCTTCTCAAGTCTCTTCTATCAAGAACCAACATTCTAATGTCAAAGTAGCTTTGAGCTTGGGAGGTGACAGTGTGAATGGAGGAAGTTGTTACTTTAGCCCTTCTTCAGTGGATTCATGGGTTTCTAACGCGGTTTCTTCGCTCACCAACATCATCCAAGAGTATCATTTAGATGGGGTTGATATCGACTACGAGCATTTTCATGCAGATCCTGAAACATTTGCTGAGTGCATTGGGAAGCTTATAACCACCCTCAAGAACAACGGAGTCATCTCGTTTGCTTCTATAGCTCCATATGATGATGATAACATTCAAAGCCATTATTTGGCTCTTTGGAAGAGTTACGGTCACATAATAGACTATGTCAACTTCCAGTTTTATGCGTACGATAAGGGGACCACTGTTTCTCAGTTTATGAACTATTTTCAGACACAAAGCTCGAATTATGGAGGTGGTAGTATCTTGGCTAGCTTCATCAGTGATGGAAGTGGAGGGTTAGCACCACAGAACGGGTTTTTTACTGCGTGTAGCAGGCTTAGAAACCAAGGGAAGCTTGGTGGGATCTTTGTATGGTCTGCAGATGATTCAAAGGCTTTAGGTTTCCGCTACGAGAAGCAGTCACAAGCTTTGTTGGCTGCCCACCCTTag
- the LOC110942650 gene encoding uncharacterized protein LOC110942650, which translates to MSKRLFLKIVSDVQANNSWFQEGVDGSMKKSFTPMQKVTTAIKQLTTGNPPDENEEYLNMAERTSRECLEYFCEILCNLYASKFLRRLTSHDVALLYQAHDDKHHLPWMLGSLDYTHFVWRMCPTELRGQYMRGDHRYPTIMLEAVASQDLWIWHAFCGPPGSQNDNNVLQQSPFFLTQQNGTAVKCPFYVNNHLYNRGYYLTDGIYTTWSVFVKSFPYPHIVKEKKFKRQHETARKDMERAFGVLKAKLGVLNRPMRAMSVKKIRNVVYACIIMHNMILIDDGNVIAPVHIRDPTVEPVFDDIFLTSSLMKLRIIN; encoded by the coding sequence ATGTCGAAAAGGTTGTTTTTAAAAATTGTGAGTGACGTGCAAGCGAATAACTCATGGTTTCAAGAGGGCGTGGATGGGAGTATGAAGAAGAGTTTTACACCGATGCAAAAAGTTACAACGGCGATTAAGCAACTTACAACCGGTAACCCTCCAGACGAGAACGAAGAGTATTTAAATATGGCCGAAAGGACTTCACGTGAGTGTCTAGAATATTTTTGCGAAATATTATGTAATTTATACGCTTCTAAGTTCTTACGTAGACTAACAAGCCACGACGTTGCGCTCTTGTATCAAGCTCATGATGATAAACATCACCTTCCTTGGATGTTGGGTAGTCTTGATTATACACATTTTGTTTGGAGAATGTGTCCAACAGAGTTGCGGGGCCAATATATGAGGGGGGATCACAGGTACCCGACAATTATGCTCGAAGCGGTGGcctctcaagatttgtggatttggcatgctttttgtggtcCACCAGGTTCACAAAACGACAACAACGTGCTCCAACAATCTCCGTTCTTTCTTACTCAACAAAATGGAACTGCAGTAAAATGCCCATTTTATGTGAATAACCACTTGTACAACCGCGGATACTATCTTACCGATGGAATCTACACTActtggtccgtgtttgtgaaatcATTTCCGTATCCTCACATTGTGAAAGAAAagaagttcaagaggcaacacgagacGGCAAGAAAAGACAtggaacgggcttttggtgttttaaaggcaAAATTGGGTGTACTTAATCGACCAATGCGTGCTATGAGTGTAAAAAAGATTAGGAATGTCGTATATGCGTGCATTATTATGCATAACATGATTCTAATAGACGACGGAAACGTGATTGCACCGGTACATATTCGGGATCCTACAGTCGAGCCCGTTTTCGATGATATTTTTTTAACGAGCTCATTGATGAAGCTACGCATTATAAACTAA
- the LOC110942651 gene encoding chitinase 2, producing the protein MASTQAASSKSDLFREYIGAEFNNVKFSDVPINPNVEFHYILAFAIDYTTSSSSSPTNGKFNVFWDTDNLSPSQVSSIKNQHSNVKVALSLGGDSVNGGSCYFSPSSVDSWVSNAVSSLTNIIQEYHLDGIDIDYEHFHADPETFAECIGKLITTLKNNGVISFASIAPYDDDDIQSHYLALWKSYGHIIDYVNFQFYAYDQGTTVSQFMNYFQTQSSNYGGGSILASFISDGSGGLAPQNGFFTACSRLRNQGKLGGIFVWSADDSKALGFRYEKQSQALLAAHP; encoded by the coding sequence ATGGCATCAACACAAGCTGCTTCATCAAAATCAGACCTTTTTCGGGAATATATCGGAGCAGAGTTCAACAATGTCAAATTTTCAGATGTACCCATCAACCCGAATGTAGAATTCCACTACATACTCGCTTTTGCAATAGACTACACCACTTCCTCTTCTTCATCCCCGACCAATGGAAAGTTCAACGTGTTTTGGGACACCGATAATCTCAGCCCTTCTCAAGTCTCTTCTATCAAGAACCAACATTCTAATGTCAAAGTAGCTTTGAGCTTGGGAGGTGACAGTGTGAATGGCGGAAGCTGTTACTTTAGCCCTTCTTCGGTGGATTCATGGGTTTCTAACGCGGTTTCTTCACTCACCAACATCATCCAAGAGTATCATTTAGATGGGATTGATATCGACTACGAGCATTTTCATGCAGATCCTGAAACATTTGCTGAGTGCATCGGAAAACTTATAACCACCCTCAAGAACAACGGAGTCATCTCGTTTGCTTCTATAGCTccatatgatgatgatgacattCAAAGCCATTATTTGGCTCTTTGGAAAAGTTATGGGCACATTATAGACTATGTTAACTTCCAGTTTTATGCATACGATCAGGGGACCACTGTTTCTCAGTTTATGAACTATTTTCAGACACAAAGCTCGAATTATGGAGGTGGTAGTATCTTGGCTAGCTTCATCAGTGATGGAAGTGGAGGGTTAGCACCACAGAACGGGTTTTTTACTGCGTGTAGCAGGCTTAGAAACCAAGGGAAGCTTGGCGGGATCTTTGTATGGTCTGCAGATGATTCAAAGGCTTTAGGTTTCCGCTACGAGAAGCAATCACAAGCTTTGCTGGCTGCTCATCCTTAG